The region CTATGAGGACTTCGGCATCTTGTATCGAGTAACTTTTTACATTGAAGATTATCAACAACGATTGCGAATTCGTGATGAGTTTCAAACGCGAGTCTGGTATGCTAACCAACGGTATAACCTGCGGATTCCCTTCCCAGTTCGAGAAATTTATCCAGTAGATAATCCCAATGCTAATACAGAACAAACATCCAACAAGGTTACAAAGAGTCTGGAATCGATTCCAGTGTTAGTTCGGATGGAGCCAGATTCCTTAGAAGACTTGGCTAGGGGAGCAATTCTACACAATTTCGCAGCTGGGGAAGAAGTGATTAGTGAGGGTGACCCAGTGAAAGCATTACATCTGATCCTGGCAGGCAAGGCTAGCGTGACAGTTAAGACAGAAACTGGACATATTCAAGAAATCTTTTCTTTATCGCGTGGGGACTTTTTTGGAGAAATGGCTCTGTTTACAGGGCAGCCCAGTACGGTTTCTATTCGTGCGATTGAAGATCTGGAAGTTATCTTGATTTACTCTGATATTGCTACGATGTTGATTGAGCGCAAACCTAGCCTGGCTCGTGAAATTGGGCAAATTATGGAAGCCCGTAGTAAAGTGATTAACTCGGTCAAACAAGAGGCGGGAAATGGAAAATCATCGTAATTTTGAATCATTATTTTCTATCTCGAATAATATTTTCAAGTTCACTTAAAAAGTCTTGTTCTAAAAAGGGTTTAGTGAAATAAGCGTCTGCACCTAATTGAGTTGCCAGCCAGCGATGCTTATCGTTACTCCGCGATGTCAACATCACGATTGGAATGACTGAGAGACGAGAATCTTGGCGGCGGTAGGTAAGAAACTCGAATCCATTCATGGTTGGCATTTCAATATCACAAATAATCAACTGTACTGATGTGCTCTGTTGCAATTGAGCGAGTGCTTCTTGTCCATTTTGTGCCTGCAACACTCGGAATCCTGCTCGTTTCAAAGAAAAACTTAGGGTTCTGCGAAGCGTGGCAGAATCATCAACTACAAGCACGGTCGGTGCTTTCATAGTTCTTCGGGCACTGGGTAAAAGTTTACGAGGGGGATCAATCTCTGCCTGAATGACTGTGGGAGATTCGGATTCTGCCGCCATTGCGATCGCAGGTGGAGTTCGATCTTGCTTCCAATTCAGCAACGTAACTGCATCAATGACTGGAATCAAGCTGCCATCGCCTAAGACTGTACAACCATAGGTATAACTGGGTGGTGTAATCGTAGCACTAAAGGGTTTAATTACCAGTTCTTGTTCAGTGATTAAGCGATCAACCTCTACTGCAAAAATGTGTTGTTCTCCACGGAGAATCAGCATTGGCAATGCCCAGGCTTTGGGCGCAGGGATTGCAGTGAATGACTTGTTTAGTGTGACTTCTGATAGAGGACAATTGTAATTAACGAGACTTGCCAGGCGATGAACAGGAATAACTTGTTCTCGCCAATAAAGGAAACGCTGTGCTCCCAACTGGCGGATGTTTCCTGCCGGGGGAGTGATGATTTCTTCAATTCCATCGGTTGGTAGGGCTAAGGTGGCAATATCTGCTAAGCACACTACTAATTTCGCGATCGTTAGGGTGAATGGCAAATATAGGGTAAAGATTGTGCCCTCACCCGGAGAGGATTTAACTGTCACTGTTCCTTTGATTGAGCGGAGTTGCGATCGCACCACATCCAGTCCAACTCCACGCCCAGAGAGTTCACTCACTTGCATTGCAGTTGAAAATCCTGGCTCAAAAATGAATTCCTGGAGCTGATCTGGAGAAACATTAGCCAATTGTTCAGGAGATAGCCAACCCAGCTCAATTACTCGATTGCGAATCCGTTCTAGATCTAAACCTTGACCATCATCCCTGACTTCAATGATGGTTTGATTTCCCTTATGATAAGCTCGAATTTCAATTTGCCCTTGCTCCGGTTTGCCCCATTGCCGTCTTGTTATTGGTGGCTCAATCCCATGATCAAATGCATTGCGGAGCAGATGCAGCAATGGATCATAGAGTTTTTCCAGAATCGCTTTCTCAACTAACACACCTGTCCCAGTTAGCTTTAAGTTGACGGGTTTATGGTAAGTCGTAGAGAGATCCCGCAATACTCGTGGAAAACGGTTCAAAATCTCGCCAAGTGGTAACATGCGTGCCCAGATTAACTCATCTCGTAGGCGAGCCAGCATCTGTCGCTGTTGTTCTAGGGCTTGGTTGGATTGTTCAGTAAATAGCGAAATGTCTTCAACGGTCTCTTCCAGTGGCACCATATCTTCTAGAATTTCTTGAAGCTGAGAGTGTAGTACTCCATAGCTGTCCATCTCTAGAGAATCAAACTCGGTCTCAGGAACTGTGAGGATAGAGTGAGAAGCTGATGCTAAAGTCTGGTTAGAGATCCTTTGTTTCAGTTGTTCCAGTCCAGAGGGCGAATTGCGATCTAAACGATGTTTAGCACTGTAGCGATAGCGTTCTGCATCAACCAGCATTTGATCGGAGAGTTCTTGCAACTGATTGACCCGATGCTGAAATCGGCTGAACCGACTAAGTAGCTCTCGTAGCGCAGCTTTCAGTTGCTCATTTTGCAGCGAAAGTCCATCTCGATTTATTGCCAGTTCACCAACTAGATTGTTCATCCGTTCCAAACGATCTGCATCAACCCGCACAGTTAACGCGGGAGCCGCTGGCATTTCAACAGGATGAATATTAGTAGAGTCTTCTAGGAAGGTGTTATCGGTAGATTGATATTGATACAGGTCTATTGATTGGCTGACTTGAAGTTCCCTATCTTCCCTTTCTTCTAAGGGCATGACATGAACAGATGATGCAGGTGTAGCCCGAACATCAATTGGCTCAGTAGAGTCCGGGGGGACTTGCAGGGGAGGCAAGTTCCCAAAGATCTGCTCAATTGACTGAATGGCTGTTTCCAGGACTGATGGTGCCTTGATCGCTGCATCTGTGTCTATCTCTGGCTGAAGACCAGCTTTATCGGAGTCTTTTCTATCGTTTACTTCCTCCAATTCGGGTAGACTTTGGGCAGCTTGGCTTTCCTCGGATTGAGAAGTAGGAATCGGAGTATTTGCTAATTCAATTAAAGCTGGAGAGGGTCCCTTTAGCTGAGTGCGATCGCCCGCGATAATAATTTGTCTAAACTGGGAAAAATCGGTCAGTGCAAGTTTTGTAATATCTAGAACCTTTTCTGGATGAGCATTTAGAGCTTTTTGAGCGGTTGCCGCGATAGCACCAAATTGGGGCAGATTCAGTAACTCGGCAAACCCAGCAAAGATTTCGATCTGCGCTCGCAATTCTCCAGCAACTTCATAGTTTTGCGGAGATGCAACAACGTTTGCCAGACGCTCAAGTCCCTGAGCAACATCCACATCAAAGATTGAAGTAACCATATCAATTCCCAATTCGGATGAACTAGGAATATAGGTTTCAGCCTGAGTAAGAGCGTCACCGCATCGGGTTTCAATTTGAGTAAAGATTGGGTCTGCGATCGCTAAAGCCATTTCTGAATTGAAGCCCCCATTAGTCAGTTGCTCCATTAAAGGTAGTCTGAGACAGTCAAAGGCTTGTAATAACTGGGTTTCCAATTCAGTATCAATGATCAGTGTTTCACCATAGAGTGCCTTAAAGATTGCCTCAAGCCGATGAGCCAAGGTTGCGATCACCTCTAAACCGACACTAGCAGATCCACCTTTGATAGAGTGGGCAGCTCGCATTAGGTTGTGGATTTTGGTGGTACTGCGGTCTTGAGTTAATGTGAGCAATCCTGACTCTATCACCTGCAACAGTTCAGGAGCTTCTTCCAAAAAGAACTGATATGCTTGACTACGAATATCGGAGTTAATTGCCATGGCTCAGAAAGGATGGGGGACAGAAGAAGAGGAACAGATTAGCTCCTAAACTTGGGTTAGCTCATTTTGAATTGACCAATGCTCGTTTGCAGTTTTTGGGCAATCTGACGGAGTTGCTCAAAAGAAGATGAAACCTGACTGGTTTCCAGCGATGTTTTGTTGGCGATCGCTGACACCTCTTGCATGGTTTGAGTTACTGTTTCTGAGACTTGGGCTTGCATAACAGTTGCCTGGGCGATCGCCGAAATAAGCTGGTCGATTTGATGGCTTGCTGCCGTAATATCGTTCAAACTTCGCCGCGATTCGTCTACCAGTTTTGTTCCAGCAACAACTTGCTCAGTCCCCGATTCCATAGCAACAACCACTTCATTTGTTTCGGCTTGAATGTTGGCAACTAGCTTACGAATCTCTTCGGTTGCCTCAGCAGATTGCCGTGCTAACGCTCGCACTTCATCTGCCACCACCGCAAAACTACGGCCTTCTTCGCCTGCTAAAGCCGCTTCAATAGAAGCATTGAGTGCGAGCATCTTAGTTTGTTCAGCAAAAGCACTAATCAATTCCACAACAGTAAAAATCTTTTGGGATGATTCTCCTAGGTGCTTTACTTTCTTTGCAGTTTCCGCCACAGTTACCCGAATCGCGTGAATCCCATCCACTGTTCGATCCATCGCGGCATCGCTAGACTCCACCGTTTGTGTCGTCTGATGTACGACTACTTTGGCGCGTTCAGCATTCATTGCAACCTCTTGAGTCACATCCGCCATAGCTTGCACTTGCTCAAGCATGATCGCAATCTCTGCAGCTTGGAGAGAGGCATCTGCTGAGATGGCTTGAATGTAGGGCGCATTTTGATTCGCTGTTTCAGCAACTTGGTTAGCGGCATCCTGCACCTGCACTACAATTTTGCGTAATTTCTCAACAGTAGCGTTGTAAGAATCTGCAATTGTCCCAATTTCGTCATTCGTGACTGTTGCCTTAACGGTGAGGTCTCCCTGACTAATGCGCTCAACTGCCAGTAGCAGGTCTAAGGCGTGCTGCTGGAGTTCTTCTTTTTGCTGACGTTGTTCTTGAGCCAGTTGCTCTGCTTCTTGTCGTGTGGCTTCTGCTTCCTGCCGTGCCTGGCGAGCAATCTCCGTCTCTTGCCTTAAGAGAGCTTCTTGGCGACGAATTTCCTTAATACTGGTTTCAATTCGGTCTGCCATGATGTTGAAGTCGCCCGCGAGTTGACCTACTTCATCCGTTGCGATAATCTCAGCTCGCGCTTGCAAATCCCCTTGTGAGAATTGTTGAGTTGTATGCTGTAACTTTTTCAGTGGTTTAGAAATCACACGTCCAAATATAAACGCTAACAAAATGCCAGTCGTGATAGTCAGTATTGTCACAATCAGTTGTAACAGTAGGCTATCCCGAATGAGTTGATCAAGTGCAATTTCTGGAGTTCCGCGCAGCAAAACAGCAACTGGTTGCCCTGCAAAATTGTTGAGTGTTCTGGCAGCCATTGTATAGGTTTGCCCTCCTATCTGAACTCGCTTAGTCACGGGTTCTACACCTGCATTAACTGCTTCCTGAAGCAATGAGTTATCTGGTAATGCAACATCAGGTTGAGCCTGGTCTAATGCAGTTACTATCTCAAATTCTCCCGACGGTTGACGTAAATAAACTCCGCTATATCCTCCACCAAATGCCCGGACAGTGCTTTCAACGATCGCACGTTTACGATTTACAATGTCTCCGGAGACCAATGCGCCGATGACCACTTGTGTAGCAGGGTCTTTAACAGGTGTCACTGCATACCGGATTAACGCATCTTGATTGGAAAATTCTTTAGGTAAAGGGGGAGACTCTTTCTTAATCTCTTCCCAACTTATAATCTCATTCGATTTAATTTGTTGGGGATTACTTAAAACCTGGCTGACAAGATCATTAGGATTAAATGTCTCCCCAGCGCGATCGGTATTTGCATTTGCAATAATTTTTAAGTCCTTATCAACTAAGGTAGCGTATTCAATATTGCGTGCTTTGATTTCATTTTGGAGAATTTTCCGCACTTGAGTTTTTAGACTTGAAGCAAGGGTTTCACGTCTAGCAACTGCTTGAGCCGCAGCAATAATTGCCGCATTATCTGCTTGTCCTCGAAAACCAAACCCCATCTGATTGACTTTGATATTGTAGTTAATGTCTGTCACCACAAGTTCAGACTTTGCCTGGTTCGTGAGTTGATTTCGACCACTGATAATAATCAAGAAGGCTCCAACTCCCACCAGCCCAATCACAGAAATAATTTCAACCGTGAGTAGCGCTAGCAACTGCTTATTTCTAATCGGCAAGTTAAGAAATTTTTGTCGAAAGAAAGACTTACGTGATTGCTGAGGTAAGGGCAATCTGGATAAACCATTCGCATCAGATTTCAATGGGTTCACCAAGGGGGCAGTTCCAGGTGTAGAACTGTGATGCTCGTTACCCAGGCTAAGATTTGTTGGTATCCTGTACCGACTGCTGAATCTATCAGTTGTGCTCCTATTGGAAGGAGCAGACTTAGGAGAAAACTGAGTCACGGAAAAACCTCACTAAGTGAAAAATTAAAGAAAAAATAGTAATGTCATTGACTGCTTTGCAAGCTAAGAGGATGTTTTAAAGGCCCGGTTTCTAGTGATTGGGATGACTAAAGTCGTGACTATAAACAGAAGAACACGGATGAATGCAGTTGTTTTTGGGGGTTTATCGTGACGGGTTTAACCATCTCCACCCTTTTCAAACACCCTCTAAGACAACAAGTTGTGATTGCTTGAAGATGCACCTGATGACATCACAATCCATTAACCAAGTTTGAATCGACCAATGCTCTTTTCCAGGGCTTGGGCAACTTTTTGTAACTGACCAAATGAGGATGAAACCTGATTTGCCTCTACTGCTGTTTGGTCAGCAATATCAGCTACGTTCTTCATGGTTTGACTCACGGTTTCCGAAGCTTGAGACTGTAACATGGTTGCTTCTGTGATTGAGGTAACCAACTGGCTAATTTGCAAACTAGCTGCCATGATTTTGTTCAAACTTTGCCGGGTTTCATCGACTAGTTGGGTTCCGATCGCTACTTGCTCCGTTCCTGCTTCCATGGCTTCTACTACTTCACTGGTTTCTGCTTGAATACTGGCAACCAGTTTGCGGATTTCCTCTGTTGCTTCTGCAGACTGTCGCGCCAGAGCACGCACCTCACCTGCCACTACTGCAAACCCACGACCCTCTTCCCCTGCTCGCGAGGCTTCGATTGAAGCATTTAATGCCAGCATATTCGTTTGAGCCGCAAATGCACTAATTAGTTCAACGACTGCCGAGATCTTTTGGGAGGATTCGCCTAAGTGTTTCACTTTTTCTGCTGTCTCTGCCACAGTTGAACGAATAGCTTGAATGCCATCAACCGCACGTACCATTGCTTCATCCCCATCTTCTACGGTTTGAGCAGCTTGTTGTACTGCCGCTTTGGCTTCTTCAGCGCTGGCAGCAACGTCCTGGGCAGTGCGAGTCATAGTTCTGACAATTTCTAAAGCACTGGCAATTTCCTCAGCTTGGCGTAGTGCTTCTTCTGCCAAAGTCTGAACAGACATCTCACTCTTGCTGGTTGATGTTGTTACTTCGGCTGCTGCTGCCTGTACCTGCAGCACAATTTGCCGCAAGCTATCAACTGTGGCGTTGTAAGAGTCGGCGATCGTGCCAATTTCATCCGCAGTTACTTTTGCCCGTGTTGTCAGGTCTCCTTGGCTAATTGGGTCAACCTCTTGCAGCAGTTGCAAGGCACGAGTTTGTAGTTCCTCTTTTAACTGTCGTTGCTCTGTTGCCAGATTGGTCGTTTGCTCCAGCAATTCAACCCGATAAATTGCCAATCCTAATTCTTGGCTAAGTTGTTGCAGCAGGTTAACTTCAAACTCCTGCCAGATACGAGGCGATGAACACGAATGAGCAATCAGCAACCCAGCCAACTCACCACCACTTAGGATTGGAGTGATCAGACTAGACTTAACCTCCAAATGCTGTAGCAGATCCAAATGGGCTGAGTTGAAGCCTGCCTCTCGAACATCATAGGCTACAGTAATTCGACCTTGTCGGTAAGCCTCCCGAATTTCTAGGGGAATGCAGGTATCACTCACACTGTTCTCCAGAGCACTGGGTAAACTAGCACTAACCGACTCTGAAACGACTCCACTATCTGAACTTGTATTGAAGCAATAGATGACGACTCGCTCAAGCCGAAGCAGCGTTCGAGTTCCTGCTACAGTTTGGTCGAAAATGTTTTGCAAATCGGATGGATGGATGACTCTCGAACCTTTGGCAATGGTTAAAAGCTGTGCCTGGGCAGCATCAAACGTAAGACTAGCAAGTGACTCTTGAAGTTGAGCCGCCATGTGGTTGATATTTGCTCCTAATACTGCAATTTCGTCAGATCCCTGAAATTGGAGACGAGTATCTAATTTTCCTTGCCCAATTTTTTCCACAGCTTCAGCCGCATCCAGAATCGGACGAGTAGCTCGATTCGCCAGAATTGCTGCAACGATCGCAACTAACAAGGCTGCGATCGCGGTTCCAATCTCAATTGTGAACAGCAAGTCTCTCTGGGCTGCAAAGGCGATTTTAGCATCACTGGCAATTAATACTCCAAAATTAAGTTCTGGCAGACCTGCTAGTTTTTTCAAGGGCATGTAGGTCAACAGCTTTTCAGAATTGTTATCCGGATCGACATCAATTACTGAGTCTGAAGTCTGAGCTTTTTGTAGTCGAGCATAACTTGGAAAATGGTCTGAAGCTAATTTTCCAATTCTATCTGGATTGCCAGAGGCTAGAAAATATTTATTACTGTTGTCAATCACAAAATACTCATCTCCAGCAGTCTTGTAATATTCTTGGAGAACTCGATCTAAGCCTTTTACAGGTAATTGAAAGCGGACAACTCCTCTCAATTCTTTTGTCTTGAAATCTTTCACAGGAGCAGCCAAATGCATGCTCAATGTTCCTGTGGTGCGCGAAATAGAGGGTGGGTTAATTGTTGGTTTCCCAGTGGTTATCACTCGTTGAAAGAAGTCGCGTGTTTTGTGGTTGGGGACTGGTGCCCCCTGAGCTTGAACTGGAGCATCTCCGTTGAGATCAAAAAAAGCGATGCTATTATAGATACCACCATATAGTTGGACGTAGCGATCGAGCAAGGCAACTTTCTCTGCTTGAGGTACGTCTGCATATACCTTGGGATTGGTGAAAACTGGAACCTGACTGAGGACTTGAATATCTGCAAACCGATCGCTCATAAACAAATTAATTTCATTTGCCAATTGAGCCGCACGATCTCGTTTTGTTTGTTTAATTTGATTTGTAATTGATTGGTTTACAAAGTAGTAAGCGATCGCACCAACTGCAACGACCGGCGTTATCCCTATTAGAACTGCCACAAGGGTGGCTTTTGTTTTAACACTTAAACGACTCCACCACTGAGCACGACTGGACAAATTTACTACATGCTGCTGTTCCTGAGCGAGTCGAGTACGATCCCGTTCTAAGTCAAACGACTCCTGTTGCTCAGAAGGAAACGAAGAATTCTTTGCTGTTGCCCAATCGGTTGCCAGAAGATGATCAAACTCTGAGTAAGTTGTCTTGGTAGAGTTGCGGATAGAAGGCTTGTAGGGCATCTGAGCCATGATGTAGACCTCATAAACAGTAAAGGGGTTGCTTGAACTTGCTTCATTTCAGGGGAAGCAAAAGACCGCAATGACTCAGTGATAAGTCAGCGCGATCGCCGAAGAATGTAGATGCTCTGATACTGCTTCTATCTTGTAGGAGTTATTTTTGTAGACTTGATGCAGTGGATGATCGACTTGAAAAAGACTCGATTTTTCACGTTAGAGCAATTATCCTGACACGGCTTTAAGAATTGCTATTCCATTCAAAATAGCTAACATATCATCATCAGACTTCCACCAATAGCCACGCAAAAGTCTAGCAAACTCAGGAGCTACATTCGATAGTGGAAGAGTCTGAATCATCTCAACATTGCACCACTCAACATCTTCTACTTGATTGACTACAAGTCCTAACATCTGGCTTTTAACTTGAGTTGCTACATTTGTGTCTTGCACCTTTAACACAACCGCTCTATGAATTGAAGTATTCGTTGTTTGCTCATACCAGGGCGATAACCCAGCCAAATGCCCTAGATCCACAATCCAGAGAATTTCGCCTCGCCAGTTATAGATACCCATGACCCAAGGCGGCATATGAGGAATTGGTACAATCTGACTCGTTGGGATAGTGAGTACTGATGCCATTTGAAGAATTGGTAAAAGGGCATCAGTATTGGGTGCAAGATGCAATCTCAGAAACTGCTCTTTATTACTCTGGAAAGGCACCGATGCAAGAGTCTGCATTTGCCCAGATGATGATTCTGGATTGAGGATTGGTAAAGGGTTCGACATTGATCTGCCTTCAGCCTTAACTTTTCATCAGTTGTTTGACAGTGCGCACAAGCTCATCCTGGTCAATGGGTTTCGCAAGATAAGCATCTGCTCCCTGTTTCATGCCCCAAAATCTGTCCATTTCCCCCCCCTTTGTGGAGCAAATGATAACTGGAATATTGCTGGTATCTGCTTTTGCTTTGAGTTCACGACAAACTTCAAAACCGCTACAACCTGGTAAAACAATATCCAAAACAATTACATCCGGTCTTTGTTTGGCAATCGTTGCGATCGCCTCTTCTCCACTCAGCGCAACTAGAACATTAATTCCGCCTTGCTGCAAACAGCGGCTGAGAACTTGCACATCAGTTAAGGAATCTTCAACAACGAGCGCAGTACGCATAGTTTTACCTTGTGAATAAATTGGAACGTGGTAGTGACCGAGCAATAAATCATTGCAGATAGATAAGTGAATGACATCCTGATTTAAGTATTGACGCAATTTAAGTGCTTGTGCAGCACGCTTAACACTGCTCCAGCATCCAACGGTTTGCTTAAAAACTCTGATGCTCCAGCAAAGCTAGAGCGGAGACGATTTACATAGCGATCATTTCCAGTCAGCATTACAATTGGCGTTGTGCGGAAGCAGGAAATTTTGCGTAACTCTTCACAAATCTCATAGCCGTTCGTGTTTGGCATCACCAAATCAAGAAAAATGAGGTCTGGTTTATGCGTGAGCATCGCTGCAATCGCTCGCAACCCATCCTCTACTCCTATAAACTGATAGCCAGCCGAAGTCAGTAACTGTTCCATCATATTGAGGACTAAAGAACTGTCATCAATGCAGGCAATCAGTGCCTTTCGAGAAGTGATCGCTTCTGGAGAAACGCTGACAGCCGAAGCAACTTCTATGCGTTGAGACATTGCCCGTTGAAAAACAGCTTTTCCTTGCTTGAGGATAGGTTGATTACCCTGAAAAGCATTGCTCTGATAGATAGGGGCATAATAATCCGGAGTCTGAACAAAATCTACCCACCCCACCCTCACAAAAGGCTGAAGTGAAACTGCAACTTCTACGACATTCCGCTGCATCTGAATTGCTAATTCATGCAGTGTATTTTGCCCATTCAGTAACTCAACCAGATTTTGGTAAGACTGAATAGAACTATGTTTTCGCAGTTGCTCTGGCTGCCTGAGGATAGGAGCCTGATTAGGGGAGTAGTGAGCCAGTTTCGCATTTTGCCAAATTTGCCAACGTCGTTCGGCTTCTGCGATCGCATCTGTGACGCTGATAGCCCCTAATTGATCAGAAAGGATGTTCTCTTGTCTGATCGGTTCTGTTACATCTACCGCTTGTGCAATGTCAAACAACACCTCAATCACAGATGCATAAATCATCTGAGCAGCTTGCTTACAAGTAATTGTGCATTGCGCTACCCATAAGTTCAACAACGCATATTCCCAACCTACTTCAAGGATTTCAGGATCACAATTCGCTAAATGAGACTGCCATCCTACTCGATGATTTGGTATCAAAGGACAATAGATTGCTAGATTTCTTCGCCACCGTCTGACTGGATGAACTCCACCCGAAACATAAGTAATTTGACCTTCAAACAGATAGAAGTTCCAATAGTATCCTGATAAGCTTGTCAACGTTAGTTGACCACTAAATTGAAGTTGTTCTAAATCTCCAAGAAGTTCAAAATATCTCAAGCTGCTACCCCTCTTGATACGTAGGGACAATCTCTTTTAGCAATGGCTTGCAAACTCGGTAGACTTATTAAACGCCCTGCGGTTGAAGTATGAATCAAGGTACGATGCTTAAAAACTGATAATGTGCCAGATTAAGATGCGCACAGGCTCAGACACGTCTTATTCACAATGCTCTCATTATTCACGATGCTCTCAGCATAATGTGTGAGCGTGCTGACTCACTAGAATTCCTAATCATAATGAGTCACACTCGGACGAGCGATCGCAAGAGTATTGTCAATTTTAATATTGGCAGGTTTTTAATCAAACCTTGTCCATATCCAAATCGGTAATTTTTTTTAGAGAAACCTCTAGTTTTCGAGTTGGAAGTCGTTTAATAGATTGCACCTCCGCTTCCTTGATAACATACTCTTGCGGAGAGTCAACCCTTACAATAGTTCTTATTTGAAGAGAAATCAGAATATTCCCTATGCAATTTAGTCATCCACTGACTGATGCGTGGCTCACGAAGATGCGATCGCCCTCAATTTTCACTTGATAGAGCTGTAAAGGTTCTTCCGCTGGAGGACTTAAGACTTTACCAGCAGTATCAAACTTAGAGTCATGACAGCTACAGAGAAACACATTCCGTTCCTTGTCCCAGTTAATGACACAATCTCGATGAGTACAAATAGGATTTACAGCCACCAATTCACTTGGATTAGCTGCATCACGAACTACTAATACTGGATTGTCTGCCTTTTCCTGATTTAGAATCTGACCATCCTTTTCTAA is a window of Leptolyngbyaceae cyanobacterium JSC-12 DNA encoding:
- a CDS encoding chemotaxis protein histidine kinase-like protein (IMG reference gene:2510093766~PFAM: CheW-like domain; Histidine kinase-, DNA gyrase B-, and HSP90-like ATPase; Response regulator receiver domain; Signal transducing histidine kinase, homodimeric domain; Hpt domain), translated to MAINSDIRSQAYQFFLEEAPELLQVIESGLLTLTQDRSTTKIHNLMRAAHSIKGGSASVGLEVIATLAHRLEAIFKALYGETLIIDTELETQLLQAFDCLRLPLMEQLTNGGFNSEMALAIADPIFTQIETRCGDALTQAETYIPSSSELGIDMVTSIFDVDVAQGLERLANVVASPQNYEVAGELRAQIEIFAGFAELLNLPQFGAIAATAQKALNAHPEKVLDITKLALTDFSQFRQIIIAGDRTQLKGPSPALIELANTPIPTSQSEESQAAQSLPELEEVNDRKDSDKAGLQPEIDTDAAIKAPSVLETAIQSIEQIFGNLPPLQVPPDSTEPIDVRATPASSVHVMPLEEREDRELQVSQSIDLYQYQSTDNTFLEDSTNIHPVEMPAAPALTVRVDADRLERMNNLVGELAINRDGLSLQNEQLKAALRELLSRFSRFQHRVNQLQELSDQMLVDAERYRYSAKHRLDRNSPSGLEQLKQRISNQTLASASHSILTVPETEFDSLEMDSYGVLHSQLQEILEDMVPLEETVEDISLFTEQSNQALEQQRQMLARLRDELIWARMLPLGEILNRFPRVLRDLSTTYHKPVNLKLTGTGVLVEKAILEKLYDPLLHLLRNAFDHGIEPPITRRQWGKPEQGQIEIRAYHKGNQTIIEVRDDGQGLDLERIRNRVIELGWLSPEQLANVSPDQLQEFIFEPGFSTAMQVSELSGRGVGLDVVRSQLRSIKGTVTVKSSPGEGTIFTLYLPFTLTIAKLVVCLADIATLALPTDGIEEIITPPAGNIRQLGAQRFLYWREQVIPVHRLASLVNYNCPLSEVTLNKSFTAIPAPKAWALPMLILRGEQHIFAVEVDRLITEQELVIKPFSATITPPSYTYGCTVLGDGSLIPVIDAVTLLNWKQDRTPPAIAMAAESESPTVIQAEIDPPRKLLPSARRTMKAPTVLVVDDSATLRRTLSFSLKRAGFRVLQAQNGQEALAQLQQSTSVQLIICDIEMPTMNGFEFLTYRRQDSRLSVIPIVMLTSRSNDKHRWLATQLGADAYFTKPFLEQDFLSELENIIRDRK
- a CDS encoding methyl-accepting chemotaxis protein (IMG reference gene:2510093767~PFAM: HAMP domain; Methyl-accepting chemotaxis protein (MCP) signaling domain), giving the protein MTQFSPKSAPSNRSTTDRFSSRYRIPTNLSLGNEHHSSTPGTAPLVNPLKSDANGLSRLPLPQQSRKSFFRQKFLNLPIRNKQLLALLTVEIISVIGLVGVGAFLIIISGRNQLTNQAKSELVVTDINYNIKVNQMGFGFRGQADNAAIIAAAQAVARRETLASSLKTQVRKILQNEIKARNIEYATLVDKDLKIIANANTDRAGETFNPNDLVSQVLSNPQQIKSNEIISWEEIKKESPPLPKEFSNQDALIRYAVTPVKDPATQVVIGALVSGDIVNRKRAIVESTVRAFGGGYSGVYLRQPSGEFEIVTALDQAQPDVALPDNSLLQEAVNAGVEPVTKRVQIGGQTYTMAARTLNNFAGQPVAVLLRGTPEIALDQLIRDSLLLQLIVTILTITTGILLAFIFGRVISKPLKKLQHTTQQFSQGDLQARAEIIATDEVGQLAGDFNIMADRIETSIKEIRRQEALLRQETEIARQARQEAEATRQEAEQLAQEQRQQKEELQQHALDLLLAVERISQGDLTVKATVTNDEIGTIADSYNATVEKLRKIVVQVQDAANQVAETANQNAPYIQAISADASLQAAEIAIMLEQVQAMADVTQEVAMNAERAKVVVHQTTQTVESSDAAMDRTVDGIHAIRVTVAETAKKVKHLGESSQKIFTVVELISAFAEQTKMLALNASIEAALAGEEGRSFAVVADEVRALARQSAEATEEIRKLVANIQAETNEVVVAMESGTEQVVAGTKLVDESRRSLNDITAASHQIDQLISAIAQATVMQAQVSETVTQTMQEVSAIANKTSLETSQVSSSFEQLRQIAQKLQTSIGQFKMS